GTTTCGACTGGTAAGGCACTGGCTGCACCAGGAGACAGAACTGGGGACGGCCCCGAATCCACAACCTTGTCCGAGCGACACAGGGGGTCAATTCTTGGTGTCGCTTCACCTCCCGTAAGCAGGTGCCGATTCTGCCTGTAGGAGGCCCGTCCCTGGCCGAATTCGTGATGGGAGCACTGGTTCTGTCTGCAGGAGGTCCGTTGTCGGGCCAGCTGACCTCCTTCGCAAGTGGGAAAGGAACCTGCTCAGAGCTTCCTTTGCAACGGCATGCAGGCAATCCTCACGGATAATGCGTTTCTTCTGGGGTGTTCACCCCATATCTGCGTCTTTATGGTCAGCAAAATGGGGTCCCTGCCTGATGGGACGGGAGACGGGATCCGTCTAGGCTGTCTCTGAGCTTGGCAGGTCCGGATGATCCACCCTGTCAGGGCTAGTACCCCGCGTCTGCGTTGTTCTATCTCGATTCCGGCGGCTTCTCGCTCGCTGTGGCCTGGTTTTACTCGAACGGATAGCGATTGCTGTCCCTTTCGGCCATGGCGCGTGGATGATGCCCGAATCGATGCGAAGACCGTGTGGGTACGATGTGTTCGGGGATGCCCAGCAACCAGTCGCGCCAATGACAGGCGCCCAGGCAAGGAAACCATGGATCCAAGGGAGTTTCTCACACTCAGCATCCGGTCGGCGATGGCGGCCGGTCGCACCAGTGCCATACCCGCTTCCCTGCTGTACCCGCACAATACCAGGGCCGCGACCCTGGCGGCGGGTCTTTCTGACCCGGCCATGCAGCTCCTGTTCGTTCACCACACTCCGAATGCGCTGGCCGACAGCTTCAAGTATGTCCCGCGCAGAGACCGGTTGACGATCATTGCCGCACAGATCCGGCAGTTCACGGGACTGGTCGGGGCGGACGGTATCACACCGGTGGCGACCACCGTGTGGGGCTATGGCCCGAAGGATGCCTGTGTGAGCTGGCCGGGGATGACCATCGAGCGTCATGTCGCGGATGCTCCGCTCAAGGTTGTCTGGAAGAATCACCTCTACAGCGCGGTCCGCGAAGCCCCCTTGCCGCATCTGCTGCCGGTCGCAGCCAGTCTGCACCGGGTCTACTCGTTTCCGGGTTATGAGCAGTACAGCACGGAGACCGATGGTGTGCCCCTGGTGCCTCACGTGCATGGCGGGCGCAACGACTGGTCATCAGATGGCAATTCCGGGTGCTTCTTTTCTCCCAACAACGAGATCAGGGGCCCGCGGTGGGCTACCAAGATCCATGCCTACGGCGGACCGGACTGGAACGACAAGGCCGGCATGATGTGGTACCACGATCATGCACCGGGGATTACCCGGTTGAACGTCTACGCCGGGCTGGCCGGGCTCTTCGTGCTCAGGGACGACCTGGACACGGGACGTCCCGACAACCCCCTGGGTCTGCCGGGTGGACCCTATGAGCTGGGTTTTGCCATCCAGGACCGCATGTTCCGGAATGACGGGGAGCTGTTCTTTCCTTCCTGTCCCGGTGATGCTGTCCATGCCGATTTCATCGACGGGGAGGCATCTGCCCTGCCGCCGGACATCTTCCCTGCTGGCGGGCCGAGCACACCGACGGTGTTCTTTGGCGATCATATGGTGGTCAATGGCGTCATCTGGCCAAAGTACAGCGTCGAACCCCGCCAGTACCGGGTGCGTCTGCTCAATGGCTCTGACAGCCGGTTCATGCGCCTTCGCTTGAAGATGGTGC
The sequence above is a segment of the endosymbiont of unidentified scaly snail isolate Monju genome. Coding sequences within it:
- a CDS encoding multicopper oxidase family protein gives rise to the protein MIHPVRASTPRLRCSISIPAASRSLWPGFTRTDSDCCPFRPWRVDDARIDAKTVWVRCVRGCPATSRANDRRPGKETMDPREFLTLSIRSAMAAGRTSAIPASLLYPHNTRAATLAAGLSDPAMQLLFVHHTPNALADSFKYVPRRDRLTIIAAQIRQFTGLVGADGITPVATTVWGYGPKDACVSWPGMTIERHVADAPLKVVWKNHLYSAVREAPLPHLLPVAASLHRVYSFPGYEQYSTETDGVPLVPHVHGGRNDWSSDGNSGCFFSPNNEIRGPRWATKIHAYGGPDWNDKAGMMWYHDHAPGITRLNVYAGLAGLFVLRDDLDTGRPDNPLGLPGGPYELGFAIQDRMFRNDGELFFPSCPGDAVHADFIDGEASALPPDIFPAGGPSTPTVFFGDHMVVNGVIWPKYSVEPRQYRVRLLNGSDSRFMRLRLKMVPAGETDPAVGAILPYYVIGSDQSLNARAALVEEADFLPGERLDLVVDFKMVPVGYRVIIENLFGDAPCRGDLPAEDDLFPNRRTDRIMAFDAELPFDTTITDAVVVEGYELGGGPDVTATPPVRVRRLALFMGLDEHARPQPLLGTAEPVTDVAGEVVNGALPWHAPITENPDVGDTEVWEIYNTTGHAHPVHVHLVHFEVMEREGFAADVFPQPVLQHNGSQGLGFRLENIVTDGAVSGPGVTEQSRRDMVMALPGQVTRIKLTFGKPGRYVWQCYIRSHEDSEMVRPFHVGPVSTGEGD